One window from the genome of Brachionichthys hirsutus isolate HB-005 chromosome 19, CSIRO-AGI_Bhir_v1, whole genome shotgun sequence encodes:
- the lmbrd2b gene encoding G-protein coupled receptor-associated protein LMBRD2B — MSGAALGIEIVVVFFLALVLLHRYGDFKKQQRMVLFGTLLAWYLCFLIVFILPLDVSTTIYKQCKIDQEEHASVPTGGPPMPNQVMANASATPTKSGTVKRCEKPWSYIPDGIMPVFWRVVYWTSQCLTWLLLPFMQSYARSGGFSITGKVKTALIENAIYYGTYLLIFGSLLIYVAVHPRWQLSWYELQTIGITAANTWGLFLLVLLLGYGLVEIPRSYWNASRHEYLLIKTYFKASKLMTEKADAEENLEDTMEEVRKVSESIKYNHPLRKCVDTILRKCPVDYQEKMGRNMDDYEDFDDKRNTYPSERSLVKLHKQVIYAVQRHNRTKVQWQILLQQAVHLEDVSKNETSSSHQFIHSFPSPEPAGWLSRYVFTPTVEWCWECRLKRWFYRALSVALTLFSVSVVWSECTFFSTRPVLSLFAVFIQLAERDYNYLYIEMACFITIFFLCICVYSTVFRIRVFNYYYLASHHQTDAYSLQFSGMLFCRLTPPLCLNFLGLIHMDSAISHQEKEQTAYTSIMGSMKVISFIANGFYIYYPMLIVILCIATYFSLGTRCLNLLGFQQFVGDSEMTSDLIDEGKELIRREKRKRQRIEDGENRRREWKERYGSQREDYTARNTSSHEMKETSYSDSVTPINNRKAKYSRSGTRAERDCVELLEDDEPLDFSTDSLTDDPVDAQGGRHAGGRYLSISSSRSRIFDDV; from the exons ATGAGTGGGGCTGCTCTGGGCATCGAGATCGTGGTTGTGTTTTTCCTGGCGCTGGTCCTGCTGCACCGTTATGGAGACTTCAAGAAACAACAGCGCATGGTGCTGTTCGGCACACTTCTGGCCTGGTATCTGTGCTTCCTCATCGTCTTCATTTTGCCTCTGGACGTCAGCACG ACAATCTACAAGCAGTGCAAGATCGACCAGGAGGAACACGCCTCCGTTCCCACCGGCGGCCCGCCGATGCCCAATCAAGTGATGGCGAACgcctccgccacgcccactAAGAG cggaACAGTGAAGCGCTGCGAGAAGCCGTGGAGCTACATCCCCGATGGGATCATGCCCGTGTTCTGGAGGGTGGTGTACTGGACCTCCCAGTGTCTCACATG GCTCCTGCTGCCCTTCATGCAGTCGTACGCTCGCTCCGGTGGCTTCTCCATCACGGGGAAAGTGAAAACGGCGCTGATAGAGAACGCCATTTACTACGGGACGTACCTGCTCATCTTCGGTTCTCTCCTCATATACGTGGCCGTTCATCCTCGGTGGCAGCTGTCGTG GTATGAGCTGCAGACCATCGGCATCACGGCGGCAAACACCTGGGGGTTGttcctgctggtgctgctgctcggCTACGGCCTGGTGGAAATCCCTCGCTCTTACTGGAACGCCTCCCGACACGAATACTTGCTCATCAAGACGTACTTCAAGGCGTCCAAGCTGATGACAGAGAAGGCCGACGCAGAGGAGAACCTGGAGGATAccatggag gagGTGAGAAAAGTCAGTGAATCCATCAAGTACAACCATCCGTTGAGGAAGTGCGTCGACACGATCCTCAGGAAG TGTCCGGTGGATTACCAGGAGAAGATGGGCAGGAACATGGACGACTACGAGGACTTCGATGACAAACGGAACACGTATCCCAGTGAGAGGAGCCTGGTGAAGCTTCACAAGCAG GTGATCTATGCTGTTCAGAGACACAACAGGACCAAAGTCCAATGGCAGATCCTCCTGCAGCAGGCCGTCCATTTGGAGGACGTATCTAAGAACGAGACCAGTTCGAGCCACCAGTTCATCCACAGTTTCCCATCCCCCGAGCCAGCCGGTTGGTTGAGCAGATATGTGTTCACGCCGACCGTCG aatggTGCTGGGAGTGTCGCCTGAAGCGCTGGTTCTACCGGGCGCTGTCCGTGGCCCTGACCCTGTTCAGCGTGTCTGTGGTCTGGTCCGAGTGCACCTTCTTCAGCACCCGGCCGGTTCTGTCTCTGTTCGCCGTTTTCATCCAGTTGGCTGAGAGAGACTACAACTACCTGTACATCGAG ATGGCGTGCTTCATCACTATCTTCTTCCTGTGCATCTGCGTTTACTCGACCGTGTTTCGCATTCGGGTGTTCAACTACTACTACTTGGCCTCGCACCACCAGACCGACGCCTACAGCCTGCAGTTCAGCGGCAT GCTGTTCTGTCGGTTGACTCCGCCTCTGTGCCTCAACTTCCTGGGTTTGATCCACATGGACTCGGCCATCTCCCaccaggagaaggagcagaCGGCGTACACCTCC aTCATGGGATCAATGAAAGTGATCTCCTTCATTGCTAACGGATTCTACATCTACTATCCCATGCTGATCGTGATCCTTTGCATTGCCACCTACTTCAG TCTGGGGACTCGCTGCCTCAACCTTCTGGGCTTCCAGCAGTTCGTGGGCGACAGCgaaatgacctctgacctgatCGACGAGGGCAAGGAGCTGATCAGACGAG aGAAAAGGAAGCGGCAACGAATCGAAGATGGCGAGAACAGACGGAGA GAATGGAAGGAGCGCTACGGAAGCCAGAGGGAGGACTACACGGCGAGGAACACGAGCAGCCACGAGATGAAGGAGACCAGTTACTCGGACAGCGTGACGCCGATCAACAACAGAA AGGCTAAATATTCTCGCTCCGGGACTCGGGCAGAGAGGGACTGCgtcgagctgctggaggacgacGAACCTTTAGACTTCAGCACGGATTCTCTGACAGACGATCCTGTCGATGCACAGGGGGGCCG ACACGCAGGAGGACGGTACTTGTCCATTTCGTCATCTCGCAGTCGAATATTTGATGACGTCTGA
- the mfhas1 gene encoding malignant fibrous histiocytoma-amplified sequence 1 homolog, translating to MKTLNENKEQEEKEKKEEKEEEEEGGCNAMDDKENNLKTATLWRDAALRSRKLRSNLRQLTLCSEDNRIVLPEDIAEVEALNLGNNSLQELPDGLGSSFNRLRVLILRRNRFAAVPPCVLLELGHLVELDMSHNLLRSVPEGVGRLKALKKLCVSHNKLQSLPSQVGALRLLEELDVSFNELRDLPGSFSGLARLRALDADHNKLNRFPPEILALGEMEELDCSGNKFETLPADIGRLRSVKILWLSRLRVPALPDVFCHLRNLESLMLDGNKLAALPPTFGRLQRLKMVNLSSNDFESFPRVVLSIAGLEELYLSRNKLTRVPEEIGQLAALVNLWLDNNAITHLPDSIVDLGKLEELVLQGNQIAVLPENFGNLSKVNIWKVKDNPLIQPPYEVCMKGIPYIAAYQKELGHSQLAVRPRLKLVLMGMENAGKTRLRQSVASAQQQGGVRGGKGIEVTNWVADADRSLTFLVYDLSGKPNYDLVKPFFLTAGALYVLVVNLKVYSPAGFYAHVGRFLHLLGAKVPRAVVCVVGTHADLCGEAEVEEKRLDIHRQIGLQEKNDVRALGSLALQVDQALEQGAGVRSFSPHVLFYGVSDGNLRRKRSSLQYILNHRLQILSPVLSVSCAEAQGNIQRLREKLVSVADHREIFPNLHRVLPKSWQTLEELHLEPKGLWLSWWDSARLGLQAGLTEDRLQSALSYLHESGKLLYFEDSLALREYVFHNLPGFIAIVNVFSQRDGDALLERLLSEGESGEEGESGETLRATHLRQHVEGFLRRGLLPSNVIRLLLRPLVQTRQDLQLIMELLEKMGVCYCVNKPRNKPLNGSTAWYKFPSPANGHEAQAEAPVGRSSLPPCPFLSMEQLYIQYRFPLLFPPGLFARFSVQINSHVVQRSDGGRHIFAYRGKVPVVISHRSSTGTLQPESLSIASRASLPNIWTAWQAVTPLVEELNVLLQEWPGLHYSVHILCSKCLKRGSSNPHAFPGELLSQPRPEGLTEIICPRNGSERVDVALVYPPTPTAVSPCPQ from the exons ATGAAAACTCTCAATGAGaacaaggagcaggaggagaaggagaagaaggaggagaaggaggaggaggaggagggcggctgCAACGCCATGGATGACAAGGAGAACAATCTGAAGACGGCCACATTGTGGAGGGACGCCGCCCTCCGCTCCAGGAAGCTGCGGAGCAACCTGCGCCAGCTCACGCTCTGCTCCGAAGACAACCGGATCGTCCTGCCGGAGGACATCGCCGAGGTGGAGGCGCTCAACCTGGGCAACAACTCGCTCCAGGAGCTGCCGGACGGCCTGGGCTCCTCCTTCAACCGTCTGCGGGTCCTGATCCTCCGCAGGAACAGGTTCGCCGCGGTCCCCCCTTGCGTCCTCCTCGAGCTGGGACACCTGGTGGAGCTGGACATGAGCCACAACCTCCTGAGGAGCGTCCCGGAGGGCGTGGGCCGGCTGAAGGCGCTGAAGAAGCTGTGCGTCAGCCACAACAAACTCCAGAGCCTGCCCTCCCAGGTGGGGGCGCTCCGTCTCCTGGAGGAGCTCGACGTCAGCTTCAACGAGCTGCGCGACCTCCCCGGGTCGTTCTCGGGCCTCGCCAGGCTGCGCGCCCTGGACGCGGACCACAACAAGCTGAACCGGTTCCCCCCGGAGATCCTGGCCCTCGGCGAAATGGAGGAGCTCGACTGCTCGGGGAACAAGTTCGAGACGCTGCCGGCCGACATCGGGAGGCTGCGGTCGGTCAAGATCCTGTGGCTCAGTCGGCTCCGAGTGCCGGCGTTGCCCGACGTGTTCTGCCACCTGCGCAACCTGGAGAGCCTGATGCTGGACGGGAACAAGCTCGCCGCGCTGCCGCCCACCTTCGGCCGCCTGCAGAGGCTCAAGATGGTCAACTTGTCGTCCAACGACTTCGAGAGCTTCCCCCGGGTGGTCTTGAGCATCGCCGGATTGGAGGAGCTGTACCTGAGCAGGAATAAGCTGACCCGCGTGCCCGAGGAGATCGGGCAGCTGGCGGCGCTGGTCAACCTGTGGTTGGACAACAACGCCATCACGCACCTCCCGGACTCCATCGTGGACCTGGGGAAGTTGGAGGAGCTCGTCCTGCAGGGCAACCAAATCGCCGTGCTCCCGGAGAACTTCGGCAACCTGTCCAAGGTCAACATCTGGAAGGTGAAGGACAACCCGCTCATCCAGCCGCCGTACGAGGTGTGCATGAAGGGCATCCCGTACATCGCCGCCTACCAGAAGGAGCTCGGCCATTCGCAGCTCGCCGTGAGGCCGCGGCTGAAGCTGGTCCTGATGGGGATGGAGAACGCGGGGAAAACCCGACTCAGGCAGAGCGTGGCGAGCGCGCAGCAGCAGGGCGGAGTCCGGGGAGGCAAAGGGATCGAAGTGACCAACTGGGTGGCGGACGCCGACCGCAGCCTCACGTTCCTGGTGTACGATTTGTCGGGGAAGCCGAACTACGACCTCGTCAAGCCCTTTTTTCTCACGGCCGGCGCTCTCTACGTCCTCGTGGTGAATCTCAAGGTTTACTCGCCCGCGGGCTTCTACGCCCACGTCGGGCGTTTCCTGCACCTGCTGGGCGCCAAAGTTCCCCGCGCGGTCGTGTGCGTGGTGGGGACTCACGCGGACCTGTGCGGcgaggcggaggtggaggagaagcgcCTCGACATCCACCGGCAGATCGGCCTGCAGGAGAAGAACGACGTCCGGGCTCTCGGGAGCCTGGCCCTGCAGGTGGATCAGGCGCTGGAGCAGGGCGCCGGCGTCCGCTCCTTCAGCCCCCACGTCCTGTTCTACGGCGTCTCCGACGGGAACCTGAGGCGGAAGAGGTCCTCGCTGCAGTACATCCTCAACCACCGGCTGCAGATCCTGTCTCCCGTGCTGAGCGTCAGCTGCGCCGAGGCGCAGGGGAACATCCAGAGGCTGCGGGAGAAGCTCGTGTCGGTGGCGGACCACCGGGAGATTTTCCCCAACCTCCACCGGGTGCTGCCCAAGTCCTGGCAGACGCTGGAGGAGTTGCACCTGGAGCCCAAAGGCCTGTGGCTGTCGTGGTGGGACTCGGCCCGCCTGGGCCTGCAGGCGGGGCTGACGGAGGACCGCCTCCAAAGCGCCTTGTCCTACCTGCACGAGAGCGGGAAGCTGCTCTACTTCGAGGACAGCCTGGCGCTGAGGGAGTACGTCTTTCACAACCTCCCCGGATTCATCGCCATCGTCAACGTCTTCTCCCAGCGGGACGGAGACGCCCTGCTGGAGCGGCTCCTCTCCGAGGGGGAGtcgggggaggagggggagtcgGGGGAGACCCTCAGGGCGACCCATCTGCGGCAGCACGTGGAGGGCTTCCTCCGCCGGGGCCTCCTCCCCTCCAACGTGATCCGCCTGCTCCTCCGGCCGCTGGTCCAGACCCGGCAGGACCTCCAGCTCATCATGGAGCTCCTGGAGAAAATGGGGGTCTGCTACTGCGTCAACAAACCCCGCAACAAGCCCCTGAACGGATCCACAGCGTGGTACAAATTCCCCAGCCCCGCCAACGGCCACGAGGCCCAGGCGGAGGCCCCGGTGGGGCGGAGCTCGCTGCCCCCGTGCCCGTTCCTCTCCATGGAGCAGCTGTACATCCAGTACCGCTTCCCGCTCCTGTTCCCGCCGGGGCTCTTCGCCCGCTTCAGCGTGCAGATAAACAGCCACGTGGTTCAGCGATCGGACGGCGGGCGCCACATCTTCGCCTACCGAGGCAAAGTCCCGGTGGTGATCAGCCACCGGTCGTCCACGGGAACGCTGCAGCCGGAGAGCCTCTCCATCGCCAGCCGCGCGTCGCTGCCCAACATCTGGACGGCGTGGCAGGCCGTCACGCCGCTGGTGGAGGAGCTGAACGTGTTGCTGCAGGAGTGGCCCGGCCTTCACTACTCGGTGCACATCCTGTGCTCCAAGTGCCTGAAGAGGGGGTCGTCCAACCCGCACGCCTTTCCAG gcgaGCTGCTGTCTCAGCCGCGCCCTGAAGGCCTGACTGAGATCATTTGTCCGAGGAACGGCTCCGAGAGGGTCGACGTGGCCCTGGTGTACCCGCCCACTCCCACCGCCGTCAGCCCCTGTCCCCAATAA
- the ppp1r3b gene encoding protein phosphatase 1 regulatory subunit 3B — MPIDMTLPLYLSKEDFVYRTSPKTCKPALRFRHSCCVAQTEDGRPSRKTKKRVTFADHKGMSLTKVKIFSEFSDPIDIPLNIQELFGSALTLSTEEDKLVLDFTQPSSDYLRFRQSLETNLVCLEHCVLKEKALAGTVKVKNVSYEKSVKLRVTFDSWKSYTEVNCLYVKDTYPGSCNDTFSFQVSLPDEPRPFESIEFAVCYEVAGCEYWDSNHGGNYRVVWSSVKRNQPGPYSRHTESFNSGIHFDRYGSPTCSHGLFPDWPSYARYENSGPYY; from the coding sequence ATGCCCATTGACATGACGTTGCCTCTGTACCTGTCCAAAGAGGACTTCGTCTACAGGACGTctcccaaaacatgcaaacctGCACTGCGGTTCCGACATTCGTGCTGCGTCGCTCAGACGGAGGATGGACGACCCTCCAGGAAAACCAAGAAGCGGGTGACGTTCGCCGACCACAAAGGCATGTCTCTGACCAAAGTGAAGATCTTCTCCGAGTTCAGCGACCCCATCGACATCCCTTTGAACATTCAGGAGCTGTTCGGCTCGGCGCTGACTCTGAGCACCGAGGAAGACAAACTGGTGCTGGACTTCACCCAGCCGTCCTCAGACTACCTGCGCTTCCGTCAGAGCCTGGAGACCAACCTCGTCTGTCTGGAGCACTGCGTCCTGAAGGAGAAGGCGCTGGCGGGAACGGTTAAAGTCAAAAACGTGTCCTACGAGAAGTCTGTGAAGCTGCGCGTGACCTTTGACAGCTGGAAGAGCTACACGGAAGTAAACTGTCTGTACGTGAAGGACACGTATCCCGGCTCGTGTAACGACACGTTCTCCTTCCAAGTGTCTCTGCCCGATGAGCCGCGGCCCTTCGAGTCCATCGAGTTCGCCGTCTGTTACGAGGTGGCTGGATGCGAGTACTGGGACAGCAACCACGGGGGGAACTACAGGGTCGTCTGGTCGTCCGTGAAGAGGAACCAGCCGGGCCCCTACAGCCGCCACACGGAATCCTTTAACTCGGGGATTCATTTTGACCGGTATGGCAGCCCCACCTGTTCGCATGGGCTTTTCCCCGATTGGCCGAGTTACGCCCGATACGAGAACAGTGGGCCGTACTATTGA
- the cfap53 gene encoding cilia- and flagella-associated protein 53: MLLGQQRRKCREETGPTPHSVSVRAKLPSLRPVDRLIQQRQKQDASRDRALEFTKRQQNSGVKTSWLKSADGRFVREDIKRQVCTARNQQDAQIQERRSRLRALLTAEDLQLLKEMEEKVETSEERQTKMSERATALREQRERERQRLVSDKLDQHFREQCAELRTIQSQRAEQQVCSERSAQVRSRQEQLRRRRQEERMFDELWEADWRAKEEREAQRAEGRQQRNLQQLDSIRNQMEAGEEERRRQQKLREEESKLRLQQQETWRLQQQRERNQKLLNQQKQRRQLDEGLRLKMKRLAREQQDELQLDMNVLQELLRQDTDEKQGAAQRKAELHEEQQRHRRFLSDELQRQKEEELETELLIEERLKEVLERREEQCRMRREASDRLMKEVMEARSLQIQRKLDMNQQHQLELSKDGEEMNRMMEEMKLMDEEEKRDLRESREAHQADLRAQMKQRQQLHWQRRAEAQREYQQGLIQQQLYNQRKEEILSRPSSHNVPPHPFRAGGAAGISATPHLT, translated from the exons ATGTTGTTGGGTCAGCAGAGAAGAAAATGTCGGGAAGAAACGGGACCGACGCCTCATTCGGTCTCTGTG AGAGCAAAGCTTCCATCGTTGAGACCGGTGGACCGGCTGatccagcagagacagaaacaggatgCGTCCCGAGACCGAGCCCTGGAGTTCACGAAGCGCCAGCAGAACTCCGGCGTGAAGACGTCGTGGCTGAAGAGCGCAGACGGTCGATTCGTGAGAGAAGACATCAAGCGACAGGTCTGCACTGCTCGGAACCAGCAGGATGCTCAAATCCAGGAACGGAGAAGCAG GCTGCGGGCGCTGCTGACGGCCGAGGACCTGCAGCTCCTgaaggaaatggaggagaagGTGGAGACATCGGAGGAGAGACAAACCAAGATGAGCGAACGAGCAACAGCcctgagagagcagagagaacgAGAGCGACAGCGGCTGGTCTCAGACAAGCTCGACCAACACTTCAG GGAGCAGTGTGCGGAGCTGAGGACCATCCAGAGCCAACGCGCCGAGCAGCAGGTGTGCTCGGAGCGATCCGCTCAGGTGAGGAGCCGACAGGAGCAGCTGCGGCGGAGGcggcaggaggagaggatgttTGACGAGCTGTGGGAGGCCGATTGGCGAGCCAAAGAGGAGCGGGAGGCCCAGCGGGCCGAGGGACGGCAGCAGAggaacctgcagcagctggactcCATCAGGAATCAGAtggaggcaggagaggaggagagacgacGGCAGCAGAAGCTCCGAGAGGAGGAGTCTAAGCTCAGG ctgcagcagcaggagacgtGGCGATTGCAGCAGCAGCGCGAGCGCAACCAGAAGCTCCTGAATCAGCAGAAGCAGCGACGACAGCTGGACGAGGGTTTACGGCTCAAGATGAAGCGTCTGGCCCGAGAGCAGCAGGACGAGCTACAGCTGGACATGAAcgtcctgcaggagctgctccGGCAGGACACGGACGAGAAGCAGGGCGCTGCTCAGAGGAAG GCTGAGCTGCACGAGGAGCAGCAGCGCCACCGGCGGTTTCTGTCCGatgagctgcagagacagaaggaggaggagttggagaCGGAGCTGCTGATTGAGGAAAGACTGAAGGAGGTGCTGGAAAGACGAGAAGAGCAATGTCGAATGCGCCGAGAGGCCAGCGACCGGCTGATGAAAGAGGTGATGGAGGCTCGGAGTCTGCAGATCCAACGCAAAC TGGACATGAACCAACAACATCAGCTGGAGTTGTCCAAAGACGGAGAAGAGATGAACagaatgatggaggagatgaagctGATGGACgaggaggaaaaaagaga CCTGAGGGAATCCCGCGAGGCGCACCAGGCCGACCTGAGGGCCCAGAtgaagcagcggcagcagcttcACTGGCAGCGGAGAGCTGAGGCCCAGCGGGAGTATCAGCAGGGTctgatccagcagcagctgtacaaccagaggaaagaggagatcCTGTCCAGGCCTTCGTCTCACAacgtccccccccaccccttcaggGCGGGAGGGGCGGCCGGGATCTCTGCCACTCCCCACCTCACATAG
- the LOC137908930 gene encoding uncharacterized protein: protein MGVTWEDDVWFQIVEEESRCQSESQTSDVTVYKIFGFEGITLPYSLTVIDTPGWGDTRGIDHDFIIRQTLFNLFRSHGGIHEITAVGLVLKASDNRLSDRLRYVFDSTQSLFGNDMENRTVLLITHSDGLTPRNALEALKVSNVKCAKNKNNQAVHFLFNNCQRQDRTKHTANLRYTNQISTEGTKQFTRFLGKTTPQKLNRTVEVLGEQIRLTACMQSKHGDQWLEESFQHVIRLEQIALNPDSLSTLVHLDVLIEMMREKRDTKKVQKLQEIRYRMDSVKGSRDAQVYMGHRGKQLM, encoded by the coding sequence ATGGGGGTGACGTGGGAGGACGACGTCTGGTTTCAGATCgtagaggaggagagcagatgTCAGTCGGAGAGTCAGACGTCAGACGTAACCGTGTACAAGATCTTTGGTTTCGAAGGTATTACCCTGCCTTACTCTCTGACCGTCATCGATACTCCTGGATGGGGCGATACCAGAGGGATCGATCATGATTTCATCATCAGACAGACATTATTCAACTTGTTCCGATCACATGGCGGGATTCACGAGATTACCGCAGTGGGTCTGGTGCTGAAGGCGAGTGATAACCGACTGAGTGACCGACTGAGGTACGTGTTTGATTCGACCCAGTCTCTGTTTGGAAACGACATGGAGAACAGAACCGTTCTACTGATCACACACTCAGACGGCCTGACGCCAAGGAATGCTCTCGAAGCCCTCAAAGTGTCGAACGTAAAgtgtgctaaaaataaaaacaatcaggctgtccacttcctgtttaataACTGCCAGCGTCAAGACAGGACAAAGCACACGGCCAACCTGCGATATACAAATCAAATATCGACAGAAGGAACGAAGCAGTTCACACGCTTCTTAGGAAAAACGACGCCTCAGAAGCTGAACAGAACCGTGGAGGTTCTCGGCGAGCAGATCAGACTGACCGCCTGCATGCAAAGCAAACACGGGGACCAGTGGCTGGAAGAGTCCTTCCAGCATGTCATCAGACTGGAGCAGATCGCCCTGAATCCTGACTCTCTGTCCACCTTGGTTCACCTTGACGTGCTGATTGAGATGATGAGGGAGAAAAGAGACACAAAGAAGGTCCAGAAACTGCAGGAGATAAGATATCGAATGGACAGCGTTAAAGGAAGCAGAGATGCGCAGGTGTACATGGGACACCGGGGAAAGCAGCTGATGTAG